Part of the Calditrichota bacterium genome is shown below.
TTTATCTCTCAAATGGTTTCTCTGGTTGAGGAGGGTACGGCGGATTTGGTGATTGGCAGCCGTTTTCTGGAAAAGGGGACGTCATATAAAGTCCCCTTCAATCGACGGCTTGGTATGAAACTGTTTCAATCCATCATCTATCTGTTGACCCGGCAAAATATTTCCGATCCCACATCGGGCTACCAGGCACTGTCCCGGAAGGTATTTCGCTTTTTTGCGAAAGGGAATGTATTTCCATCGGATTATCCCGATGCCGATGTAATCGTATTGCTCATTTCCCTCGGATTTAAAATTACTGAAATTCCGGTCGTCATGTACGAAAATCCGACGGGAAAATCCATGCACAACGGTCTAAAACCTATTTTTTATATGATTAAAATGTTTTTATCCCTTTATATTGCCAAAACCAATACTAATGTAAGGATTTAGTGATGCCACTCAAAGCGAGACTTTTTTTACTGCTCCTGAGTTTGGGGATGTTTGTGTTTATTCTTCAGCTCATTCGGGGCCGACGACTCAAAATCGAGCATTCCATTCTCTGGTTGACGGTAAGTGTTTTGATGATTATTCTCTCGGTTTGGCAGGGTTTTACAGATCAGATTGCCCGTGCGATTGGAATTGATTATCCCCCTGCACTCTATTTTGCCATTGCCATTGTGTTTGCATTTTTAATGCTTCTGCATTTGTCCATGGAACTTTCCAAGATGAAAGACCGAATTAAGACGCTCAATCAAGAACTGTCGATCAGCGAATTATATATCCAGGAGTTGAAGCAAAAACAACATGAAAATACAGAGATTAACGAAGGAAACTGAAGCGGCCTGGGACCAGTATGTGCTCCGTCACCCTCACGGTAATTTTTACCAGCTTTCGGGGTGGCAGGAGGTTTATGCATCTGTTTTCCAGTTTGTTCCGCAGTATTATTTTGCTGTCGAGAATAGCCGGATTGTTGGGGTTTTGCCTCTGATCTTAATGAGAAACATTCTGGGAAAACCGTTTTTGGTTTCCACTCCTTTTTCCAGCTACGGTGGGGTTTGTTTTGATACCCGGGAGGCCGGGCAATTCCTTTTAAAATGGGCGAAGCACCTGGCGGCAAAGTATGGCGTTCAATATGTGGAATTCCGTCAATATGAGCAAACCTTTGGCCATCTTCCTCAAAAGGATGTTTTTGTTCGATTGGTAACCAAATTAAGTTCGGATCCTGAGGAGCTTTGGAAGCATTCTCTCAAACCAAAGATTCGCCGGTTTGTTAGACAGGGCGAAAAAAAGGGGCTTTATGCGGATTGGGGACACCATTATCTGAACGATTTCTATCGCATATTTACAACGAACATGAAACGCCTGGGAACGCCGGCCCATCCCATTGGGCTGTTTGGAAAATTAATTGAGAAATTTGGCGATCAGGTCAAATTGTTGGTTGTAAAGTACGAAAAAAGGGTGATTGGGGGAATGTTTATGGTTGATTACGCCGGGAGAATTCTCACCGATCCGTGGGTCTCTTCTTTAAGCGAATTTAATCATTTGCGGCCAAACCATATTCTGTACTGGAATGCTCTGAAATACGGCTGCGAGAACGGGTATGATTTTTTTGACTTTGGGCGGTCAACACAGGGAACAGGAACCTATGAGTTCAAAAAACCCTGGGGGGCGGAGGCTCTGGTTCTTCCTTATGAATATTACCTGCACAAAGCCGGAACCATCCCGGAGGTCGATGCCAACAACAACAAGTATGAATTTTTAATTTCCGTTTGGAAAAAGCTTCCGCTGCCGTTGGCTACGGCCGTGGGAAAGCGTGTGGTGAAATTTTTACCGGAATTGTAAAAACACTGAATTGGATTATCCATTAATGAACAACACCTACCACATAATGACGTGTGATCTGGAAGATTGGTACCACCCCAGTTTGGTGGGAGCGCCATTTGAAAAATGGAAAACATTTGAGAGTCGGATTGACAAAACCACGGATATGATTTTGAATCTTTTCCGGGAAACCCATACGCAGGCTACGTTTTTTGTGTTGGGGTATGTGGCCGAACAGTTTCCGGAAGTTATTGCCAAAATTGCCCGACATGGGCACGAGATCGCTTCCCATAGCTACCAGCACAAGTTGGTTTACGATATGACGCCGGAGGCATTTCAAAAGGATACGGAAAAGGCGGTTTCAATTTTAAAGGGCATTACGGGCAAAGCGCCAAAGGGGTATCGGGCGCCCTCCTGGTCAACGTCTATCCGTTTGGAGTGGTACTGGGAGATTTTAAGAGACATGGGTTTTAAATATGATTCCAGTCTTTACCCGTACAAAACCTTTTTATATGGGGATAATTCAAATCCGCGCACGCCCTATCGACTTGAAAAATACGGATTGTTTGAAATTCCTCCTTCTGTGGGGGAAGTTTTTTCCAAAAGAATCCCCTACGCCGGGGGATTCTTCCTTCGGGCTCTTCCTTCATT
Proteins encoded:
- a CDS encoding glycosyltransferase family 2 protein, with amino-acid sequence MLNVLIVIPAYNEEKNIANVVREIRATNPGADILVIDDGSADRTAEMARNEGAKVVSHVLNTGYGGALQTGYRYATANHYDVLVQIDGDGQHDPKFISQMVSLVEEGTADLVIGSRFLEKGTSYKVPFNRRLGMKLFQSIIYLLTRQNISDPTSGYQALSRKVFRFFAKGNVFPSDYPDADVIVLLISLGFKITEIPVVMYENPTGKSMHNGLKPIFYMIKMFLSLYIAKTNTNVRI
- a CDS encoding DUF2304 domain-containing protein produces the protein MPLKARLFLLLLSLGMFVFILQLIRGRRLKIEHSILWLTVSVLMIILSVWQGFTDQIARAIGIDYPPALYFAIAIVFAFLMLLHLSMELSKMKDRIKTLNQELSISELYIQELKQKQHENTEINEGN
- a CDS encoding FemAB family PEP-CTERM system-associated protein, giving the protein MKIQRLTKETEAAWDQYVLRHPHGNFYQLSGWQEVYASVFQFVPQYYFAVENSRIVGVLPLILMRNILGKPFLVSTPFSSYGGVCFDTREAGQFLLKWAKHLAAKYGVQYVEFRQYEQTFGHLPQKDVFVRLVTKLSSDPEELWKHSLKPKIRRFVRQGEKKGLYADWGHHYLNDFYRIFTTNMKRLGTPAHPIGLFGKLIEKFGDQVKLLVVKYEKRVIGGMFMVDYAGRILTDPWVSSLSEFNHLRPNHILYWNALKYGCENGYDFFDFGRSTQGTGTYEFKKPWGAEALVLPYEYYLHKAGTIPEVDANNNKYEFLISVWKKLPLPLATAVGKRVVKFLPEL
- a CDS encoding DUF3473 domain-containing protein, with the protein product MDYPLMNNTYHIMTCDLEDWYHPSLVGAPFEKWKTFESRIDKTTDMILNLFRETHTQATFFVLGYVAEQFPEVIAKIARHGHEIASHSYQHKLVYDMTPEAFQKDTEKAVSILKGITGKAPKGYRAPSWSTSIRLEWYWEILRDMGFKYDSSLYPYKTFLYGDNSNPRTPYRLEKYGLFEIPPSVGEVFSKRIPYAGGFFLRALPSFFIHTFIRQYDRMGSPAVLYFHPWELDPGIPKQKLGLKNNFITYVNIGRFQKKIKKLSQTY